A genomic window from Onychostoma macrolepis isolate SWU-2019 chromosome 22, ASM1243209v1, whole genome shotgun sequence includes:
- the smarcd1 gene encoding SWI/SNF-related matrix-associated actin-dependent regulator of chromatin subfamily D member 1, with protein MAARSGFQPATPGGGGAPMGPGPPVAGAGPGMGPGTPSGRMGPGGPQNHMYRSPMPGYPRPGMPPASRMTPQGPSMGPPGYGASPVSRPGMPVMDPSRKRPPPNQIQQVQQQNRNQHAKKKKMADKILPQRIRELVPESQAYMDLLAFERKLDQTIMRKRLDIQEALKRPIKQKRKLRIFISNTFNPAKPDAEDGEGTVASWELRVEGRLLEDTAVSKYEATKQKRKFSSFFKSLVIELDKDLYGPDNHLVEWHRTATTQETDGFQVKRPGDVGVRCTVLLMLDYQPPQFKLDPRLARLLGIHTQTRPVIIQALWQYVKTHKLQDPHEREFINCDKYLQQIFETQRMKFSEIPQRLHALLMPPEPIIINHVISVDPNDQKKTACYDIDVEVDDTLKTQMNSFLLSTASQQEIAGLDNKIHETIETINQLKTQREFMLNFARDPQGFINDWLQSQCRDLKTMTDVVGNPEEERRAEFYFQPWAQEAVCRYFYSKVQQRRQELEQALGIRNT; from the exons ATGGCGGCGCGTAGTGGTTTTCAGCCTGCGACACCCGGAGGCGGCGGAGCCCCGATGGGACCCGGGCCGCCGGTAGCCGGTGCAGGGCCCGGAATGGGTCCCGGTACTCCCTCAGGACGGATGGGACCTGGCGGCCCGCAGAACCATATGTATCGATCACCGATGCCCGGATACCCG AGACCAGGAATGCCTCCAGCCAGTCGTATGACCCCTCAGGGACCCTCCATGGGACCCCCAGGTTACGGGGCCAGTCCAGTGTCCCGCCCTGGTATGCCAGTCATGGACCCGTCCCGCAAGCGACCGCCGCCAAATCAGATCCAACAGGTCCAGCAACAGAATCGCAACCAACA tgccaagaagaagaaaatggcAGATAAAATCCTACCTCAGAGA ATCAGAGAGCTTGTTCCAGAGTCTCAGGCGTACATGGACCTGCTGGCGTTTGAGAGGAAGCTTGACCAGACCATCATGCGCAAAAGACTCGATATTCAGGAAGCTCTCAAAAGACCCATCAAG caaaaaagaaaactacGGATATTTATCTCCAACACCTTCAACCCTGCCAAACCGGATGCAGAGGACGGCGAAGGAACCGTTGCATCTTGGGAGTTGCGTGTGGAGGGACGACTTCTTGAAGAC ACTGCTGTGTCCAAGTATGAAGCCACCAAGCAGAAGAGgaagttttcttcttttttcaagTCTTTAGTGATCGAGTTGGACAAAGACTTATATGGACCTGACAATCATTTGGTGGAG TGGCACCGAACAGCCACGACTCAGGAGACTGATGGATTTCAGGTGAAGAGGCCCGGAGATGTTGGTGTCCGCTGTACTGTACTGCTCATGCTGGACTACCAG CCGCCTCAGTTTAAGTTGGACCCCAGACTTGCCCGGTTGCTGGGGATCCACACTCAAACGCGGCCCGTGATCATTCAGGCCCTGTGGCAGTACGTGAAGACCCACAAACTCCAGGACCCTCATGAACGAGAGTTCATCAACTGTGATAAATACCTCCAGCAG ATCTTTGAAACCCAGCGGATGAAGTTTTCTGAAATTCCTCAACGGCTGCATGCACTACTGATGCCCCCCGAGCCAATCATCATCAACCATGTCATAAG CGTGGATCCCAATGACCAGAAGAAAACGGCATGCTACGATATAGACGTGGAGGTGGACGACACCCTGAAGACCCAGATGAACTCTTTCCTGCTTTCCACGGCCAGTCAGCAAGAGATTGCAGGCCTCGACAACAAG ATCCATGAGACCATTGAAACCATTAACCAGCTGAAGACTCAAAGGGAGTTCATGTTGAACTTCGCACGAGACCCGCAGGGCTTCATCAACGACTGGCTCCAGTCACAATGCCGAGACTTGAAG ACGATGACAGATGTGGTTGGAAACccggaggaggagaggagagccgAGTTCTACTTCCAACCCTGGGCTCAGGAGGCTGTGTGCCGATATTTCTATTCAAAG GTTCAGCAAAGGAGACAGGAGCTGGAACAGGCTCTTGGCATTCGAAACACATAA
- the gpd1b gene encoding glycerol-3-phosphate dehydrogenase 1b, translating to MAAKKVCIIGSGNWGSAIAKIVGVNAAKYNTFENTVNMWVFEEMVNGRKLTEIINTEHENAKYLPGHKLPPNVVAVPDLLNAVKGADILIFVIPHQFVSRVCDTIKGHIKTDAVGMSLIKGVDEGPDGLKLISDVIREKLGITMTVLMGANLANEVADEKFCETTIGCKSKAHGPLLKELMQTQNFRVTVVEEADVVEICGALKNIVAVGSGFCDGLDFGDNTKAAVIRLGLMEMIAFARLFCTASPVSPATFLESCGVADLITTCYGGRNRKIGEAFARTGKSIEELEKELLNGQKLQGPATAAEVHQILKHKNLVEKFPLFNAVYQICFQGHPVKEFITCLQNHPEHM from the exons ATGGCGGCCAAGAAAGTCTGCATTATCGGCTCTGGCAACTG GGGTTCTGCCATTGCCAAGATAGTGGGTGTCAATGCAGCAAAATACAACACGTTTGAAAACACGGTGAACATGTGGGTGTTTGAGGAGATGGTCAACGGACGCAAGCTCACTGAAATCATCAACACCGAACACGAGAATGCAAAATACTTGCCTGGACACAAGCTGCCGCCCAACGTG GTGGCGGTTCCGGATCTGTTGAATGCAGTGAAGGGTGCAGATATCCTAATTTTTGTCATCCCTCACCAATTTGTGTCCCGAGTCTGTGACACCATTAAGGGTCACATCAAAACGGACGCTGTGGGAATGTCCCTCATTAAG GGTGTGGATGAGGGTCCTGACGGACTGAAACTGATCTCTGATGTCATTAGGGAAAAGCTCGGCATCACCATGACCGTGCTGATGGGAGCCAATCTGGCCAATGAGGTCGCTGATGAGAAATTCTGTGAAACTACCATTG GGTGTAAAAGCAAAGCTCATGGGCCCCTGTTGAAGGAACTGATGCAAACACAAAACTTCCGTGTGACGGTGGTGGAAGAGGCTGACGTTGTGGAGATCTGTGGGGCGTTAAAG AATATTGTCGCAGTGGGCTCTGGTTTCTGTGACGGTCTGGACTTCGGTGACAACACCAAGGCCGCCGTGATCCGTCTGGGTTTGATGGAGATGATTGCCTTCGCTCGGCTATTCTGCACGGCCAGTCCGGTTTCTCCCGCCACGTTTCTGGAGAGCTGCGGCGTCGCCGACCTCATCACCACCTGCTACGGAGGACGCAACCGCAAAATCGGAGAAGCGTTCGCTAGAACCGGGAAA tcTATCGAGGAGCTTGAGAAGGAACTGCTGAACGGCCAGAAACTTCAAGGTCCAGCAACCGCAGCAGAAGTTCATCAGATCCTCAAACACAAAAACCTGGTGGAAAA GTTCCCCCTGTTTAATGCAGTTTATCAGATCTGTTTCCAGGGTCACCCAGTCAAAGAGTTCATCACCTGCCTACAGAACCATCCAGAACACATGTAA